One window from the genome of Camelus bactrianus isolate YW-2024 breed Bactrian camel chromosome 4, ASM4877302v1, whole genome shotgun sequence encodes:
- the MAMDC4 gene encoding apical endosomal glycoprotein isoform X10, with protein MPLPSHLLPALVLLLGWYMAVGTHRGKEASTASLRSPVLHQAAPTCELRLWYHTAAGDVAELRLELTHSTETLTLWQSSGPWVPGWQELVVATGRILGDFRVTFSATRNATHRGTVALDDVAFWRCGLPTPEARCPLGHYHCQNKACVEPHQLCDGEDNCGDHSDEDTAICSNHTATDFETGLGLWNHLEGWARNHSTGGSQCPTWPHRDHSRNSAQGSFLVSVAEPSAPAVLSSPEFKASAPDNCSLVFYYYLHGSKAGCLQVFLQTQSPGAPQAPVLLRRHHGELGAAWVRDRVDIQSEHPFRILLAGQTGLGGVIGLDDLILSAGCKPVPEVSGPPPGLWAPGPWPQPSSLQLWNFCEPGYLFCGDLCVPPEQLCDFQQQCLGGEDEQDCGTTDFESPMAGGWEDASVGRLQWARLPAQESRVPGTGAARATAGHFLSLQMAWGQLGAEARVLTPTLGPSGPRCELHLAYYFQSHPQGFLELVVVEGSSRELVWQAPGSGTGGWKVDKVLLGARRRPFRLEFVGLVDLDSPGQQGAAVDDVTLTGCSPTAATEKDTEVSCNFERDTCAWYTGHFTDAHWRRVESCGPRYDHTTGQGYFMLLDPIDPPAQGPAAHLLTQPQVPAATQECVSFWYHLYGPQIGTLRLAMRREGEAELHLWSRSGTHGNRWHEAWVTLHHLQDSGIKHQLLFEGLRDGYHGTMALDDVAVRPGPCWAPRHCSFEDSACGFSTGGWGLWIRQTNATGPTACGPRVDHTTETPQGHYMVVDMSPQALPRGRMASLTSEEHRPLARPACLTFWYHLSLSNPGTLQVYVDAAGRSQVLHISSHGGFAWRLGSVDVRAEQAWRVVFEAVAAGVEHAYIALDDLLLQDGPCPRPVVVPQGRREVGQQSLLPRSPAASCDFEAGLCGWSHLPRPGLGGYSWDWSSGATPSRYPQPAVDHTLGTEAGHFALFETSVLGPGGRAAWLRSQPLPATQASCLRFWYHMGFPEHFYKGELRVLLSSARGQLAVWGTGGRQRHQWLEGQVEVASAEEFQGTWQWPHQCQPWSAAPSCSSCSCCCLDSWDGAGCGRGTASPGARRRPRPRASTTFSSVRTTSPCQHRSPMTSRSPREDPSSSPVFLTSPGPWPQDQHLPLPQDTLTPVSITLHRLPPQAWVWSLPQQ; from the exons ATGCCTCTGCCCAGCCATCTCCTGCCCGCCCTGGTCCTGCTCCTGG GCTGGTACATGGCTGTCGGCACACACCGCGGGAAAGAGGCTTCCACTGCATCCCTGCGCTCCCCGGTCCTGCACCAGGCAGCCCCCACCTGTGAGCTGAGGCTCTGGTACCACACAGCTGCTGGAG ATGTGGCTGAGCTGAGGCTGGAGCTGACCCACAGCACTGAGACGCTGACCCTGTGGCAGAGCTCAGGGCCCTGGGTTCCAGGCTGGCAGGAGCTGGTGGTGGCCACTGGCCGCATCCTGGGTGACTTCAGG GTCACCTTCTCTGCCACTCGAAATGCCACACACAGGGGCACTGTGGCCTTGGACGACGTGGCCTTCTGGCGCTGTGGGCTGCCCA CCCCTGAGGCACGCTGCCCCCTGGGGCACTACCATTGCCAGAACAAGGCCTGTGTGGAGCCCCACCAGCTGTGCGATGGGGAGGACAACTGCGGGGACCATTCCGATGAGGACACAGCCATCTGCA GCAATCACACGGCCACCGATTTTGAGACCGGCCTAGGCCTGTGGAACCACTTGGAGGGCTGGGCCCGGAACCACAGCACAGGCGGCTCCCAGTGCCCCACCTGGCCGCACCGCGACCACAGCCGGAACAGTGCTCAGG GCTCCTTCCTGGTCTCCGTGGCTGAGCCCAGTGCCCCCGCCGTTCTCTCCAGCCCTGAGTTCAAAGCTTCTGCCCCCGACAACTGCTCA CTCGTCTTCTATTACTATCTGCATGGATCCAAGGCCGGCTGCCTCCAGGTGTTCCTGCAGACTCAGAGCCCCGGCGCCCCCCAGGCCCCCGTCCTGCTGCGCAGGCACCACGGGGAGCTGGGGGCCGCCTGGGTCCGAGACCGCGTTGACATCCAGAGCGAGCACCCCTTTCGG atcctCCTGGCCGGGCAGACGGGCCTGGGGGGTGTCATAGGCCTGGACGACCTCATCCTGTCGGCCGGCTGCAAACCAGTCCCAG AGGTGTCTGGCCCACCTCCTGGGCTCTGGGCCCCAGGTCCCTGGCCCCAGCCGTCCAGCCTGCAGCTCTGGAATTTCTGCGAGCCAGGATATCTCTTTTGTGGGGACCTGTGTGTCCCCCCAGAGCAGCTGTGTGACTTCCAGCAGCAATGCCTTGGGGGCGAGGACGAGCAGGACTGTG GCACCACGGACTTCGAGTCCCCCATGGCCGGGGGCTGGGAGGACGCCAGCGTGGGGCGGCTGCAGTGGGCACGTCTCCCGGCCCAGGAGAGCAGGGTCCCTGGCACCGGTGCCGCCAGGGCTACTGCTG GACACTTCCTGTCCTTGCAGAtggcctgggggcagctgggAGCGGAGGCACGGGTCCTCACACCCACCCTGGGCCCCTCCGGCCCCCGCTGTGAACTCCACTTGGCTTACTATTTTCAGAGTCACCCCCAAG GCTTCCTGGAGCTGGTCGTGGTGGAGGGCAGCAGCCGCGAGCTGGTGTGGCAGGCCCCGGGCAGCGGCACCGGCGGCTGGAAGGTGGACAAGGTCCTGCTTGGGGCTCGTCGCCGGCCCTTCAGG CTGGAGTTTGTAGGGCTGGTGGACTTGGACAGCCCTGGCCAGCAGGGCGCCGCAGTGGACGACGTGACCTTGACAGGCTGCAGTCCCACGGCGGCCACCGAGAAAGACACAG aggtcTCCTGTAACTTTGAACGGGACACGTGCGCCTGGTACACAGGCCACTTCACCGACGCCCACTGGCGCCGGGTTGAGAGCTGTGGCCCTAGGTACGACCACACCACAGGCCAAG GGTACTTCATGCTCCTAGACCCCATAGACCCTCCAGCCCAGGGCCCCGCTGCccacctcctcacccagccccagGTGCCTGCAGCCACCCAGGAGTGTGTTTCTTTCTGGTACCACCTCTACGGGCCCCAGATCG GGACACTGCGCCTGGCGATGAGGCGAGAAGGGGAGGCAGAATTGCACCTGTGGTCACGGTCCGGCACCCACGGCAACCGCTGGCACGAGGCCTGGGTCACCCTCCACCACCTGCAGGATTCCGGCATCAAACACCAA ctgCTGTTCGAGGGCCTCCGGGACGGGTACCACGGCACCATGGCACTGGACGACGTGGCTGTGCGGCCTGGGCCCTGCTGGGCCCCCAGGCACTGCTCCTTCGAGGACTCGGCCTGTGGCTTCTCCACGGGGGGCTGGGGCCTCTGGATTCGCCAGACCAATGCCACGGGCCCTACCGCCTGTGGCCCCCGTGTTGACCACACCACAGAGACACCTCAGG GGCACTACATGGTGGTGGACATGAGCCCGCAGGCACTGCCCCGTGGCCGCATGGCCTCCCTGACCTCAGAGGAGCACAGACCCCTGGCCCGGCCAGCCTGCCTGACCTTCTGGTACCACCTGAGCCTCAGTAACCCAG GCACCCTACAGGTCTACGTGGACGCAGCTGGAAGGAGTCAGGTGCTCCACATCAGCAGTCATGGAGGGTTTGCCTGGCGTCTGGGCAGCGTGGATGTGCGGGCCGAGCAGGCCTGGAGG GTGGTGTTTGAGGCCGTGGCCGCCGGCGTGGAGCATGCCTACATCGCGCTGGACGACCTGCTCCTTCAGGACGGGCCCTGCCCTCGGCCAG TGGTGGTGCCCCAGGGACGGAGGGAAGTGGGGCAACAGTCCTTACTGCCCAGGTCCCCTGCAGCTTCCTGCGACTTCGAGGCTGGTCTGTGTGGCTGGAGTCATCTGCCCCGGCCCGGCCTGGGTGGGTACAGCTGGGACTGGAGCAGTGGGGCCACACCCTCCCGCTACCCCCAGCCCGCCGTGGACCATACCCTGGGCACAGAGGCAG GCCACTTTGCTCTCTTTGAAACCAgcgtgctgggccctgggggccGAGCAGCCTGGCTGCGCAGCCAGCCACTGCCCGCCACTCAGGCCTCCTGCCTCCGCTTCTGGTACCACATGGGCTTCCCTGAGCACTTCT ACAAAGGCGAGCTGCGGGTCCTGCTGAGTAGCGCCCGGGGTCAGCTGGCCGTGTGGGGCACTGGTGGGCGCCAGCGGCACCAGTGGCTGGAAGGCCAGGTGGAGGTGGCCAGTGCCGAGGAGTTCCAG GGGACATGGCAGTGGCCACATCAGTGCCAGCCGTGGTCGGCGGCACCGTCTTGCTCCTCATGCTCCTGCTGCTGCTTGGACTCGTGGGACGGCGCTGGCTGTGGAAGGGGCACTGCCTCTCCAGGCGCAAGGCGGAGGCCGAGGCCCCGGGCTTCGACAACATTCTCTTCAGTGCG GACCACGTCACCCTGCCAGCATCGGTCACCAATGACCAGTAGATCACCCAGAGAAGACCCCAGCTCCTCACCTGTGTTCCTCACCTCCCCAGGACCCTGGCCCCAGGACCAACacttgcccctcccccaggacacGCTGACCCCTGTGTCCATCACCCTCCACAGACTGCCCCCACAGGCCTGGGTTTGGTCTTTACCCCAACAATAA
- the MAMDC4 gene encoding apical endosomal glycoprotein isoform X7, giving the protein MPLPSHLLPALVLLLAGSPGWAWVPNHCRPPREAVCNFVCDCRGCPDEAQCGYYGALPTLDGPFACNFEQDSCGWRDISTSGYSWLRDRAGAALEGPGPLADHTLGTDLGWYMAVGTHRGKEASTASLRSPVLHQAAPTCELRLWYHTAAGDVAELRLELTHSTETLTLWQSSGPWVPGWQELVVATGRILGDFRVTFSATRNATHRGTVALDDVAFWRCGLPTPEARCPLGHYHCQNKACVEPHQLCDGEDNCGDHSDEDTAICSNHTATDFETGLGLWNHLEGWARNHSTGGSQCPTWPHRDHSRNSAQGSFLVSVAEPSAPAVLSSPEFKASAPDNCSLVFYYYLHGSKAGCLQVFLQTQSPGAPQAPVLLRRHHGELGAAWVRDRVDIQSEHPFRILLAGQTGLGGVIGLDDLILSAGCKPVPEVSGPPPGLWAPGPWPQPSSLQLWNFCEPGYLFCGDLCVPPEQLCDFQQQCLGGEDEQDCGTTDFESPMAGGWEDASVGRLQWARLPAQESRVPGTGAARATAGHFLSLQMAWGQLGAEARVLTPTLGPSGPRCELHLAYYFQSHPQGFLELVVVEGSSRELVWQAPGSGTGGWKVDKVLLGARRRPFRLEFVGLVDLDSPGQQGAAVDDVTLTGCSPTAATEKDTEVSCNFERDTCAWYTGHFTDAHWRRVESCGPRYDHTTGQGYFMLLDPIDPPAQGPAAHLLTQPQVPAATQECVSFWYHLYGPQIGTLRLAMRREGEAELHLWSRSGTHGNRWHEAWVTLHHLQDSGIKHQLLFEGLRDGYHGTMALDDVAVRPGPCWAPRHCSFEDSACGFSTGGWGLWIRQTNATGPTACGPRVDHTTETPQGHYMVVDMSPQALPRGRMASLTSEEHRPLARPACLTFWYHLSLSNPGTLQVYVDAAGRSQVLHISSHGGFAWRLGSVDVRAEQAWRVVFEAVAAGVEHAYIALDDLLLQDGPCPRPVVVPQGRREVGQQSLLPRSPAASCDFEAGLCGWSHLPRPGLGGYSWDWSSGATPSRYPQPAVDHTLGTEAGHFALFETSVLGPGGRAAWLRSQPLPATQASCLRFWYHMGFPEHFYKGELRVLLSSARGQLAVWGTGGRQRHQWLEGQVEVASAEEFQGTWQWPHQCQPWSAAPSCSSCSCCCLDSWDGAGCGRGTASPGARRRPRPRASTTFSSVRTTSPCQHRSPMTSRSPREDPSSSPVFLTSPGPWPQDQHLPLPQDTLTPVSITLHRLPPQAWVWSLPQQ; this is encoded by the exons ATGCCTCTGCCCAGCCATCTCCTGCCCGCCCTGGTCCTGCTCCTGG CAGGGTCCCCAGGCTGGGCGTGGGTCCCCAACCACTGCAGGCCCCCCCGGGAGGCTGTGTGCAACTTCGTGTGTGACTGCAGGGGCTGCCCGGACGAGGCCCAGTGCG ggTACTACGGGGCCTTGCCCACCCTGGACGGCCCCTTCGCCTGCAACTTTGAGCAGGATTCCTGTGGCTGGAGGGACATCAGCACCTCGGGCTACAGCTGGCTCCGTGACAGGGCAGGGGCCGCGCTGGAGGGGCCGGGGCCGCTCGCAGACCACACTCTCGGCACTGACCTGG GCTGGTACATGGCTGTCGGCACACACCGCGGGAAAGAGGCTTCCACTGCATCCCTGCGCTCCCCGGTCCTGCACCAGGCAGCCCCCACCTGTGAGCTGAGGCTCTGGTACCACACAGCTGCTGGAG ATGTGGCTGAGCTGAGGCTGGAGCTGACCCACAGCACTGAGACGCTGACCCTGTGGCAGAGCTCAGGGCCCTGGGTTCCAGGCTGGCAGGAGCTGGTGGTGGCCACTGGCCGCATCCTGGGTGACTTCAGG GTCACCTTCTCTGCCACTCGAAATGCCACACACAGGGGCACTGTGGCCTTGGACGACGTGGCCTTCTGGCGCTGTGGGCTGCCCA CCCCTGAGGCACGCTGCCCCCTGGGGCACTACCATTGCCAGAACAAGGCCTGTGTGGAGCCCCACCAGCTGTGCGATGGGGAGGACAACTGCGGGGACCATTCCGATGAGGACACAGCCATCTGCA GCAATCACACGGCCACCGATTTTGAGACCGGCCTAGGCCTGTGGAACCACTTGGAGGGCTGGGCCCGGAACCACAGCACAGGCGGCTCCCAGTGCCCCACCTGGCCGCACCGCGACCACAGCCGGAACAGTGCTCAGG GCTCCTTCCTGGTCTCCGTGGCTGAGCCCAGTGCCCCCGCCGTTCTCTCCAGCCCTGAGTTCAAAGCTTCTGCCCCCGACAACTGCTCA CTCGTCTTCTATTACTATCTGCATGGATCCAAGGCCGGCTGCCTCCAGGTGTTCCTGCAGACTCAGAGCCCCGGCGCCCCCCAGGCCCCCGTCCTGCTGCGCAGGCACCACGGGGAGCTGGGGGCCGCCTGGGTCCGAGACCGCGTTGACATCCAGAGCGAGCACCCCTTTCGG atcctCCTGGCCGGGCAGACGGGCCTGGGGGGTGTCATAGGCCTGGACGACCTCATCCTGTCGGCCGGCTGCAAACCAGTCCCAG AGGTGTCTGGCCCACCTCCTGGGCTCTGGGCCCCAGGTCCCTGGCCCCAGCCGTCCAGCCTGCAGCTCTGGAATTTCTGCGAGCCAGGATATCTCTTTTGTGGGGACCTGTGTGTCCCCCCAGAGCAGCTGTGTGACTTCCAGCAGCAATGCCTTGGGGGCGAGGACGAGCAGGACTGTG GCACCACGGACTTCGAGTCCCCCATGGCCGGGGGCTGGGAGGACGCCAGCGTGGGGCGGCTGCAGTGGGCACGTCTCCCGGCCCAGGAGAGCAGGGTCCCTGGCACCGGTGCCGCCAGGGCTACTGCTG GACACTTCCTGTCCTTGCAGAtggcctgggggcagctgggAGCGGAGGCACGGGTCCTCACACCCACCCTGGGCCCCTCCGGCCCCCGCTGTGAACTCCACTTGGCTTACTATTTTCAGAGTCACCCCCAAG GCTTCCTGGAGCTGGTCGTGGTGGAGGGCAGCAGCCGCGAGCTGGTGTGGCAGGCCCCGGGCAGCGGCACCGGCGGCTGGAAGGTGGACAAGGTCCTGCTTGGGGCTCGTCGCCGGCCCTTCAGG CTGGAGTTTGTAGGGCTGGTGGACTTGGACAGCCCTGGCCAGCAGGGCGCCGCAGTGGACGACGTGACCTTGACAGGCTGCAGTCCCACGGCGGCCACCGAGAAAGACACAG aggtcTCCTGTAACTTTGAACGGGACACGTGCGCCTGGTACACAGGCCACTTCACCGACGCCCACTGGCGCCGGGTTGAGAGCTGTGGCCCTAGGTACGACCACACCACAGGCCAAG GGTACTTCATGCTCCTAGACCCCATAGACCCTCCAGCCCAGGGCCCCGCTGCccacctcctcacccagccccagGTGCCTGCAGCCACCCAGGAGTGTGTTTCTTTCTGGTACCACCTCTACGGGCCCCAGATCG GGACACTGCGCCTGGCGATGAGGCGAGAAGGGGAGGCAGAATTGCACCTGTGGTCACGGTCCGGCACCCACGGCAACCGCTGGCACGAGGCCTGGGTCACCCTCCACCACCTGCAGGATTCCGGCATCAAACACCAA ctgCTGTTCGAGGGCCTCCGGGACGGGTACCACGGCACCATGGCACTGGACGACGTGGCTGTGCGGCCTGGGCCCTGCTGGGCCCCCAGGCACTGCTCCTTCGAGGACTCGGCCTGTGGCTTCTCCACGGGGGGCTGGGGCCTCTGGATTCGCCAGACCAATGCCACGGGCCCTACCGCCTGTGGCCCCCGTGTTGACCACACCACAGAGACACCTCAGG GGCACTACATGGTGGTGGACATGAGCCCGCAGGCACTGCCCCGTGGCCGCATGGCCTCCCTGACCTCAGAGGAGCACAGACCCCTGGCCCGGCCAGCCTGCCTGACCTTCTGGTACCACCTGAGCCTCAGTAACCCAG GCACCCTACAGGTCTACGTGGACGCAGCTGGAAGGAGTCAGGTGCTCCACATCAGCAGTCATGGAGGGTTTGCCTGGCGTCTGGGCAGCGTGGATGTGCGGGCCGAGCAGGCCTGGAGG GTGGTGTTTGAGGCCGTGGCCGCCGGCGTGGAGCATGCCTACATCGCGCTGGACGACCTGCTCCTTCAGGACGGGCCCTGCCCTCGGCCAG TGGTGGTGCCCCAGGGACGGAGGGAAGTGGGGCAACAGTCCTTACTGCCCAGGTCCCCTGCAGCTTCCTGCGACTTCGAGGCTGGTCTGTGTGGCTGGAGTCATCTGCCCCGGCCCGGCCTGGGTGGGTACAGCTGGGACTGGAGCAGTGGGGCCACACCCTCCCGCTACCCCCAGCCCGCCGTGGACCATACCCTGGGCACAGAGGCAG GCCACTTTGCTCTCTTTGAAACCAgcgtgctgggccctgggggccGAGCAGCCTGGCTGCGCAGCCAGCCACTGCCCGCCACTCAGGCCTCCTGCCTCCGCTTCTGGTACCACATGGGCTTCCCTGAGCACTTCT ACAAAGGCGAGCTGCGGGTCCTGCTGAGTAGCGCCCGGGGTCAGCTGGCCGTGTGGGGCACTGGTGGGCGCCAGCGGCACCAGTGGCTGGAAGGCCAGGTGGAGGTGGCCAGTGCCGAGGAGTTCCAG GGGACATGGCAGTGGCCACATCAGTGCCAGCCGTGGTCGGCGGCACCGTCTTGCTCCTCATGCTCCTGCTGCTGCTTGGACTCGTGGGACGGCGCTGGCTGTGGAAGGGGCACTGCCTCTCCAGGCGCAAGGCGGAGGCCGAGGCCCCGGGCTTCGACAACATTCTCTTCAGTGCG GACCACGTCACCCTGCCAGCATCGGTCACCAATGACCAGTAGATCACCCAGAGAAGACCCCAGCTCCTCACCTGTGTTCCTCACCTCCCCAGGACCCTGGCCCCAGGACCAACacttgcccctcccccaggacacGCTGACCCCTGTGTCCATCACCCTCCACAGACTGCCCCCACAGGCCTGGGTTTGGTCTTTACCCCAACAATAA
- the MAMDC4 gene encoding apical endosomal glycoprotein isoform X11, with translation MPLPSHLLPALVLLLAGSPGWAWVPNHCRPPREAVCNFVCDCRGCPDEAQCGYYGALPTLDGPFACNFEQDSCGWRDISTSGYSWLRDRAGAALEGPGPLADHTLGTDLGWYMAVGTHRGKEASTASLRSPVLHQAAPTCELRLWYHTAAGDVAELRLELTHSTETLTLWQSSGPWVPGWQELVVATGRILGDFRVTFSATRNATHRGTVALDDVAFWRCGLPTPEARCPLGHYHCQNKACVEPHQLCDGEDNCGDHSDEDTAICSNHTATDFETGLGLWNHLEGWARNHSTGGSQCPTWPHRDHSRNSAQGSFLVSVAEPSAPAVLSSPEFKASAPDNCSLVFYYYLHGSKAGCLQVFLQTQSPGAPQAPVLLRRHHGELGAAWVRDRVDIQSEHPFRILLAGQTGLGGVIGLDDLILSAGCKPVPEVSGPPPGLWAPGPWPQPSSLQLWNFCEPGYLFCGDLCVPPEQLCDFQQQCLGGEDEQDCGTTDFESPMAGGWEDASVGRLQWARLPAQESRVPGTGAARATAGHFLSLQMAWGQLGAEARVLTPTLGPSGPRCELHLAYYFQSHPQEVSCNFERDTCAWYTGHFTDAHWRRVESCGPRYDHTTGQGYFMLLDPIDPPAQGPAAHLLTQPQVPAATQECVSFWYHLYGPQIGTLRLAMRREGEAELHLWSRSGTHGNRWHEAWVTLHHLQDSGIKHQLLFEGLRDGYHGTMALDDVAVRPGPCWAPRHCSFEDSACGFSTGGWGLWIRQTNATGPTACGPRVDHTTETPQGHYMVVDMSPQALPRGRMASLTSEEHRPLARPACLTFWYHLSLSNPGTLQVYVDAAGRSQVLHISSHGGFAWRLGSVDVRAEQAWRVVFEAVAAGVEHAYIALDDLLLQDGPCPRPASCDFEAGLCGWSHLPRPGLGGYSWDWSSGATPSRYPQPAVDHTLGTEAGHFALFETSVLGPGGRAAWLRSQPLPATQASCLRFWYHMGFPEHFYKGELRVLLSSARGQLAVWGTGGRQRHQWLEGQVEVASAEEFQIVFEATLGGQPARGPIALDDVEFLAGQRCQLPAPSQGDMAVATSVPAVVGGTVLLLMLLLLLGLVGRRWLWKGHCLSRRKAEAEAPGFDNILFSADHVTLPASVTNDQ, from the exons ATGCCTCTGCCCAGCCATCTCCTGCCCGCCCTGGTCCTGCTCCTGG CAGGGTCCCCAGGCTGGGCGTGGGTCCCCAACCACTGCAGGCCCCCCCGGGAGGCTGTGTGCAACTTCGTGTGTGACTGCAGGGGCTGCCCGGACGAGGCCCAGTGCG ggTACTACGGGGCCTTGCCCACCCTGGACGGCCCCTTCGCCTGCAACTTTGAGCAGGATTCCTGTGGCTGGAGGGACATCAGCACCTCGGGCTACAGCTGGCTCCGTGACAGGGCAGGGGCCGCGCTGGAGGGGCCGGGGCCGCTCGCAGACCACACTCTCGGCACTGACCTGG GCTGGTACATGGCTGTCGGCACACACCGCGGGAAAGAGGCTTCCACTGCATCCCTGCGCTCCCCGGTCCTGCACCAGGCAGCCCCCACCTGTGAGCTGAGGCTCTGGTACCACACAGCTGCTGGAG ATGTGGCTGAGCTGAGGCTGGAGCTGACCCACAGCACTGAGACGCTGACCCTGTGGCAGAGCTCAGGGCCCTGGGTTCCAGGCTGGCAGGAGCTGGTGGTGGCCACTGGCCGCATCCTGGGTGACTTCAGG GTCACCTTCTCTGCCACTCGAAATGCCACACACAGGGGCACTGTGGCCTTGGACGACGTGGCCTTCTGGCGCTGTGGGCTGCCCA CCCCTGAGGCACGCTGCCCCCTGGGGCACTACCATTGCCAGAACAAGGCCTGTGTGGAGCCCCACCAGCTGTGCGATGGGGAGGACAACTGCGGGGACCATTCCGATGAGGACACAGCCATCTGCA GCAATCACACGGCCACCGATTTTGAGACCGGCCTAGGCCTGTGGAACCACTTGGAGGGCTGGGCCCGGAACCACAGCACAGGCGGCTCCCAGTGCCCCACCTGGCCGCACCGCGACCACAGCCGGAACAGTGCTCAGG GCTCCTTCCTGGTCTCCGTGGCTGAGCCCAGTGCCCCCGCCGTTCTCTCCAGCCCTGAGTTCAAAGCTTCTGCCCCCGACAACTGCTCA CTCGTCTTCTATTACTATCTGCATGGATCCAAGGCCGGCTGCCTCCAGGTGTTCCTGCAGACTCAGAGCCCCGGCGCCCCCCAGGCCCCCGTCCTGCTGCGCAGGCACCACGGGGAGCTGGGGGCCGCCTGGGTCCGAGACCGCGTTGACATCCAGAGCGAGCACCCCTTTCGG atcctCCTGGCCGGGCAGACGGGCCTGGGGGGTGTCATAGGCCTGGACGACCTCATCCTGTCGGCCGGCTGCAAACCAGTCCCAG AGGTGTCTGGCCCACCTCCTGGGCTCTGGGCCCCAGGTCCCTGGCCCCAGCCGTCCAGCCTGCAGCTCTGGAATTTCTGCGAGCCAGGATATCTCTTTTGTGGGGACCTGTGTGTCCCCCCAGAGCAGCTGTGTGACTTCCAGCAGCAATGCCTTGGGGGCGAGGACGAGCAGGACTGTG GCACCACGGACTTCGAGTCCCCCATGGCCGGGGGCTGGGAGGACGCCAGCGTGGGGCGGCTGCAGTGGGCACGTCTCCCGGCCCAGGAGAGCAGGGTCCCTGGCACCGGTGCCGCCAGGGCTACTGCTG GACACTTCCTGTCCTTGCAGAtggcctgggggcagctgggAGCGGAGGCACGGGTCCTCACACCCACCCTGGGCCCCTCCGGCCCCCGCTGTGAACTCCACTTGGCTTACTATTTTCAGAGTCACCCCCAAG aggtcTCCTGTAACTTTGAACGGGACACGTGCGCCTGGTACACAGGCCACTTCACCGACGCCCACTGGCGCCGGGTTGAGAGCTGTGGCCCTAGGTACGACCACACCACAGGCCAAG GGTACTTCATGCTCCTAGACCCCATAGACCCTCCAGCCCAGGGCCCCGCTGCccacctcctcacccagccccagGTGCCTGCAGCCACCCAGGAGTGTGTTTCTTTCTGGTACCACCTCTACGGGCCCCAGATCG GGACACTGCGCCTGGCGATGAGGCGAGAAGGGGAGGCAGAATTGCACCTGTGGTCACGGTCCGGCACCCACGGCAACCGCTGGCACGAGGCCTGGGTCACCCTCCACCACCTGCAGGATTCCGGCATCAAACACCAA ctgCTGTTCGAGGGCCTCCGGGACGGGTACCACGGCACCATGGCACTGGACGACGTGGCTGTGCGGCCTGGGCCCTGCTGGGCCCCCAGGCACTGCTCCTTCGAGGACTCGGCCTGTGGCTTCTCCACGGGGGGCTGGGGCCTCTGGATTCGCCAGACCAATGCCACGGGCCCTACCGCCTGTGGCCCCCGTGTTGACCACACCACAGAGACACCTCAGG GGCACTACATGGTGGTGGACATGAGCCCGCAGGCACTGCCCCGTGGCCGCATGGCCTCCCTGACCTCAGAGGAGCACAGACCCCTGGCCCGGCCAGCCTGCCTGACCTTCTGGTACCACCTGAGCCTCAGTAACCCAG GCACCCTACAGGTCTACGTGGACGCAGCTGGAAGGAGTCAGGTGCTCCACATCAGCAGTCATGGAGGGTTTGCCTGGCGTCTGGGCAGCGTGGATGTGCGGGCCGAGCAGGCCTGGAGG GTGGTGTTTGAGGCCGTGGCCGCCGGCGTGGAGCATGCCTACATCGCGCTGGACGACCTGCTCCTTCAGGACGGGCCCTGCCCTCGGCCAG CTTCCTGCGACTTCGAGGCTGGTCTGTGTGGCTGGAGTCATCTGCCCCGGCCCGGCCTGGGTGGGTACAGCTGGGACTGGAGCAGTGGGGCCACACCCTCCCGCTACCCCCAGCCCGCCGTGGACCATACCCTGGGCACAGAGGCAG GCCACTTTGCTCTCTTTGAAACCAgcgtgctgggccctgggggccGAGCAGCCTGGCTGCGCAGCCAGCCACTGCCCGCCACTCAGGCCTCCTGCCTCCGCTTCTGGTACCACATGGGCTTCCCTGAGCACTTCT ACAAAGGCGAGCTGCGGGTCCTGCTGAGTAGCGCCCGGGGTCAGCTGGCCGTGTGGGGCACTGGTGGGCGCCAGCGGCACCAGTGGCTGGAAGGCCAGGTGGAGGTGGCCAGTGCCGAGGAGTTCCAG ATTGTGTTTGAAGCCACCCTGGGTGGCCAGCCAGCCCGGGGGCCCATTGCCCTGGACGACGTCGAGTTTCTGGCAGGGCAGCGCTGCCAGCTGCCTGCACCCAGCCAGG GGGACATGGCAGTGGCCACATCAGTGCCAGCCGTGGTCGGCGGCACCGTCTTGCTCCTCATGCTCCTGCTGCTGCTTGGACTCGTGGGACGGCGCTGGCTGTGGAAGGGGCACTGCCTCTCCAGGCGCAAGGCGGAGGCCGAGGCCCCGGGCTTCGACAACATTCTCTTCAGTGCG GACCACGTCACCCTGCCAGCATCGGTCACCAATGACCAGTAG